Proteins encoded within one genomic window of Brachybacterium sp. P6-10-X1:
- a CDS encoding cytochrome P450, with protein sequence MRTVPFDSTLAFLREGYPFIASRCDAAGADLLTTRLALQPVTLLRGGEAARVFYDGRHLARQGAMPAFVQHLLQDEGSVQSLDDAAHRRRKRVFLSLLGPEAMDRLGALYEAEWDRALARLHGSGRVRLAHLSRIVLARMALRWCGIALETVDVPRLTTELSLMIDQVARPGPPNWYARWRRRGTERWAAGLVEQVRAGDLTPPPGSPLAVLATHTEDGALLPPQVAAVEIMNLLRPLLAVSRFIEFAAVALLRHPQWRDAFAAGDERDLEPFVQEVRRFFPFFPAVPGRVRAPFRLHGHAFRVGDRVVLDLYGTCHDRRTFPDPDSFRPERFRGWSWQEDPFTLIAQGAGYHEEDHRCPGEGSTVALLERAVRLLSRSELTAPPQDLSIPLGRFPASPRSGVVLAGF encoded by the coding sequence ATGCGCACCGTCCCGTTCGACAGCACTCTCGCGTTCCTGCGCGAGGGATATCCGTTCATCGCCTCGCGGTGCGATGCCGCCGGCGCCGATCTGCTGACCACGCGCCTGGCGCTGCAGCCGGTCACCCTCCTCCGCGGCGGCGAGGCGGCGCGGGTCTTCTACGACGGCCGGCACCTCGCCCGGCAGGGCGCGATGCCGGCCTTCGTCCAGCACCTGCTGCAGGACGAGGGTTCCGTCCAGAGCCTCGACGATGCGGCGCATCGCCGCCGCAAGCGGGTCTTCCTGTCGTTGCTGGGGCCCGAGGCGATGGATCGCCTGGGGGCCCTGTACGAGGCCGAGTGGGACCGTGCGCTGGCGAGGCTGCACGGCAGCGGCCGGGTGCGACTCGCCCACCTCAGCCGGATCGTGCTCGCACGGATGGCGCTGCGCTGGTGCGGGATCGCGCTGGAGACGGTCGACGTCCCCCGTCTGACGACGGAGCTGAGCCTGATGATCGACCAGGTGGCCCGCCCCGGACCTCCGAACTGGTACGCCCGATGGCGTCGGCGAGGGACCGAGCGCTGGGCCGCCGGTCTCGTCGAGCAGGTGCGGGCCGGGGACCTGACGCCGCCGCCCGGGTCGCCGCTGGCCGTTCTGGCCACCCACACCGAGGACGGGGCACTGCTTCCTCCCCAGGTCGCGGCCGTGGAGATCATGAATCTTCTGCGGCCCCTGCTGGCCGTCTCCCGATTCATCGAGTTCGCCGCCGTCGCCCTGCTCCGGCACCCGCAGTGGCGGGACGCCTTCGCCGCGGGGGACGAGCGCGACCTCGAACCGTTCGTGCAGGAGGTGCGGCGCTTCTTCCCGTTCTTCCCCGCAGTGCCGGGCCGGGTCCGCGCTCCCTTCCGGCTCCACGGTCATGCCTTCCGCGTCGGCGACCGGGTGGTCCTGGACCTGTACGGCACCTGCCACGACCGACGCACGTTCCCCGACCCGGACAGCTTCCGTCCGGAGCGCTTCCGGGGCTGGTCCTGGCAGGAGGACCCCTTCACGCTGATCGCCCAGGGTGCCGGGTACCACGAGGAGGACCACCGGTGCCCGGGCGAGGGGAGCACGGTCGCTCTGCTCGAGCGGGCGGTGCGCCTGCTCAGCCGCAGCGAACTCACGGCGCCCCCGCAGGATCTGTCGATCCCCCTGGGTCGCTTCCCGGCCTCACCCCGCAGCGGAGTCGTGCTCGCCGGGTTCTGA
- a CDS encoding ABC transporter substrate-binding protein has protein sequence MVGRRTARSIAIAALALLTLLATGCQGHFPADAQGTLDRATGGVLRVGISENAPFTEVAEDGTVSGSEVELIQEYAASIDAEIEWTPAGENTLAAMMKAGDLDVVIGGLASDAPWTSKISLTRPYTTTTGPDGSPVKIVMGVTPGENALQVDLERFLAEEVGDL, from the coding sequence ATGGTCGGCCGACGGACGGCGCGGAGCATCGCCATCGCTGCGCTGGCGCTGCTGACCCTCCTCGCCACGGGGTGCCAGGGGCACTTCCCGGCCGACGCCCAGGGCACCCTGGACCGCGCGACCGGCGGCGTCCTGCGCGTCGGCATCAGCGAGAACGCCCCCTTCACCGAGGTCGCCGAGGACGGAACCGTCAGCGGCAGCGAGGTCGAACTGATCCAGGAGTACGCCGCGAGCATCGACGCCGAGATCGAGTGGACCCCGGCCGGGGAGAACACCCTGGCCGCCATGATGAAGGCCGGCGATCTCGATGTCGTGATCGGCGGACTGGCCTCGGATGCTCCCTGGACCTCGAAAATCTCCCTCACCCGCCCATACACGACCACGACTGGGCCGGACGGATCCCCCGTGAAGATCGTGATGGGGGTGACGCCGGGCGAGAACGCGCTCCAGGTGGACCTCGAGCGCTTCCTCGCCGAGGAGGTCGGAGACCTGTGA
- a CDS encoding SDR family oxidoreductase: MAPADQLTLVDPVTRFPDITPPRQDQSEPGLDAELIPGTDRGEDSYRGTGRLEGRKALITGADSGIGAAVAIAFAREGADVAMNYLPQEQEDAEHVAGVIEQTGRRAVLLPGDLVDADVCRQLVEDAVAQLGGLDALVNNAGRQIAVESLEELEEEQWMTTYEVNIHAMYRITRAALTHLSAGSTIVNSTSVQAYEPSTTLIDYASTKAAINNFSKGIAQQLAPKGIRVNAVAPGPIWTPLQVSDGQPKEALPHFGKNTPLGRAGQPTELAPAYVFLTSPESSYVLGETLHVNGGMPTP; the protein is encoded by the coding sequence ATGGCACCCGCAGACCAGCTCACCCTCGTCGACCCCGTGACCCGTTTCCCCGACATCACTCCGCCGCGGCAGGACCAGAGCGAGCCCGGCCTCGATGCGGAGCTGATCCCCGGCACGGACCGCGGCGAGGACTCCTACCGCGGCACCGGCAGGCTCGAGGGCCGCAAGGCTCTGATCACCGGGGCCGACTCGGGGATCGGTGCCGCGGTCGCGATCGCCTTCGCCCGCGAGGGCGCCGACGTCGCGATGAACTACCTCCCGCAGGAGCAGGAGGACGCCGAGCACGTGGCCGGGGTGATCGAGCAGACCGGGCGCAGGGCGGTCCTGCTGCCCGGCGACCTCGTCGACGCCGACGTCTGCCGACAGCTCGTCGAGGACGCGGTCGCCCAGCTGGGAGGGCTCGACGCACTGGTGAACAACGCCGGTCGGCAGATCGCCGTCGAGAGCCTCGAGGAGCTCGAGGAGGAGCAGTGGATGACCACCTACGAGGTCAACATCCACGCGATGTACCGGATCACCAGGGCGGCGCTGACGCATCTCTCGGCCGGCTCCACGATCGTGAATTCCACGTCGGTCCAGGCCTACGAGCCCTCGACCACTCTGATCGACTACGCCTCCACCAAGGCCGCGATCAACAACTTCTCCAAGGGCATCGCCCAGCAGCTCGCTCCGAAGGGGATCCGGGTGAACGCCGTGGCCCCCGGACCGATCTGGACCCCGCTGCAGGTCTCCGACGGCCAGCCGAAGGAGGCGCTGCCCCACTTCGGCAAGAACACGCCGCTGGGCCGCGCCGGCCAGCCCACCGAGCTGGCCCCGGCCTACGTCTTCCTCACCTCGCCGGAGTCCAGCTACGTGCTCGGGGAGACCCTGCACGTCAACGGGGGCATGCCGACGCCGTGA
- a CDS encoding cation transporter gives MIAEKGDGGEEATGSGDDALGERQRAVLRRAIRLEWITLGWMAATVALVALVAGQSQAMRAAWAEDMLSLLPPLAFLVATRRIRKSPDRQHPYGFHRSIGVAHLVAALALLTMGGYLSIDSVIGLVKVERPPIGLTVIAGHTVWAGWLMILVMVVTSIGPVILGHKKLTLSEQLHDKVLFADADMNKADWTTAVATIAGVLGVGVGLWWADGVAALIVSVSILRDGLKNLRSSIRGLTDAEARTYDDAEPHPLTLRIEQRAEQTSWVREASARVRDEGHVFHVEVFVVPHGGARPPAEDVVTLRDRIDELDWKVHDIVIAPVDELPPMQTFRSTLQT, from the coding sequence GTGATTGCGGAGAAGGGCGACGGCGGCGAAGAGGCGACCGGGTCGGGCGATGACGCCTTGGGCGAGCGGCAGCGAGCGGTGCTGCGCCGTGCGATCCGCCTCGAATGGATCACGCTGGGGTGGATGGCGGCCACGGTCGCGCTGGTCGCCCTGGTCGCGGGCCAGTCCCAGGCGATGCGGGCGGCGTGGGCCGAGGACATGCTCTCCCTGCTGCCGCCCCTCGCCTTCCTGGTCGCCACGCGGCGCATCCGGAAGTCCCCAGACCGGCAGCACCCGTACGGGTTCCACCGCTCGATCGGCGTGGCGCACCTGGTCGCAGCACTCGCCCTGCTCACGATGGGCGGCTACCTGTCCATCGATTCCGTCATCGGGCTGGTGAAGGTCGAGCGACCGCCGATCGGGCTCACGGTGATCGCCGGCCACACCGTCTGGGCAGGATGGCTGATGATCCTCGTCATGGTGGTCACCAGCATCGGACCCGTGATCCTCGGCCACAAGAAGCTGACGCTCTCCGAACAGCTGCACGACAAGGTGCTGTTCGCCGACGCCGACATGAACAAGGCCGACTGGACCACGGCGGTCGCGACGATCGCCGGCGTGCTGGGGGTCGGGGTAGGCCTGTGGTGGGCGGACGGCGTCGCCGCCCTCATCGTCTCGGTCTCGATCCTGCGTGACGGACTCAAGAACCTGCGCAGCTCGATCCGAGGCCTCACCGACGCGGAGGCCCGCACCTACGACGACGCGGAGCCGCACCCGCTCACCCTCCGGATCGAGCAGCGCGCCGAGCAGACGAGCTGGGTGCGGGAGGCCTCCGCCCGAGTCCGCGACGAGGGACATGTCTTCCACGTCGAAGTCTTCGTCGTTCCCCACGGGGGAGCGCGGCCGCCGGCCGAGGACGTCGTGACGTTGCGCGACCGAATCGACGAGCTGGACTGGAAGGTCCACGACATCGTGATCGCCCCGGTCGACGAGCTCCCCCCGATGCAGACCTTCCGGTCGACCCTGCAGACGTGA
- a CDS encoding ABC transporter ATP-binding protein, giving the protein MPASTTLTATALQAGYPGEPVLTGVDLTLRAGAAPLGLLGPSGAGKTTLVRVLRGVLKPSAGQVTLDGRSVHRLRGKDRRAFTAAVRFVSQYAMTISDPQETVSSRLTLAAKEARKGGRTHAVSPTEMLATVGLGEQYLTRRMRTLSGGETQRVALATALATRPEILVLDEPLTAVDPGMRGEISATLREIIERLGIGVLIASHDLELVQRMCPQVAFLGQGRILAQGTVAEVLARTEHEEIRELAENAAEAVQRFR; this is encoded by the coding sequence ATGCCTGCCTCGACCACGCTGACCGCCACCGCCCTCCAGGCCGGATACCCCGGGGAGCCGGTGCTGACCGGCGTGGACCTGACGCTCCGTGCCGGCGCGGCCCCGCTGGGTCTGCTCGGCCCCTCCGGGGCGGGCAAGACCACCCTGGTCCGGGTGCTCCGCGGAGTGCTGAAGCCCAGCGCCGGACAGGTCACGCTCGATGGTCGCAGTGTGCACCGCCTGCGCGGCAAGGATCGCCGTGCCTTCACCGCCGCGGTGCGCTTCGTCTCCCAGTACGCGATGACCATCTCCGATCCCCAGGAGACGGTCTCCTCCCGGCTGACGCTGGCCGCGAAGGAGGCCCGCAAGGGCGGGCGCACCCATGCCGTCTCCCCCACCGAGATGCTCGCGACGGTGGGCCTCGGCGAGCAGTACCTGACTCGTCGGATGCGCACCCTCTCCGGCGGCGAGACGCAGCGGGTCGCGCTGGCCACCGCCCTCGCCACGCGGCCGGAGATCCTGGTGCTGGACGAGCCGCTGACAGCGGTGGATCCCGGTATGCGCGGGGAGATCTCCGCGACCCTGCGGGAGATCATCGAGCGCCTGGGCATCGGCGTGCTGATCGCGTCGCACGACCTCGAACTGGTCCAGCGCATGTGCCCGCAGGTGGCCTTCCTGGGCCAGGGTCGGATCCTCGCGCAGGGCACCGTCGCCGAGGTGCTCGCCCGCACCGAGCACGAGGAGATCCGCGAACTCGCCGAGAACGCCGCGGAGGCCGTGCAGCGGTTCCGCTGA
- a CDS encoding cysteine hydrolase family protein, translated as MTSRPSDALLLIDLQEAFFDGPALAEARTAVVAAVDSLAGAARRADVPIFLISTEHSRDRSTWTLSMLEDDQGFLFHGDPATEIIAELDATGMTRLEKTRDSAWFGTDLLLRMHNLAVGRVVIAGVSTHACIAQTARDAYANNIRATIVEDAVADERPEHARAVRELLVGDRQADLADSAEIREHWTR; from the coding sequence GTGACCTCGCGACCCTCCGATGCCCTGCTGCTGATCGATCTGCAGGAGGCGTTCTTCGACGGCCCCGCGCTCGCCGAGGCGCGCACCGCGGTCGTCGCCGCCGTCGACTCGCTCGCCGGGGCGGCGCGCCGCGCAGACGTGCCGATCTTCCTGATCTCCACCGAGCACAGCCGCGACCGCTCCACCTGGACGCTGTCCATGCTCGAGGACGATCAGGGCTTCCTCTTCCACGGCGACCCGGCGACCGAGATCATCGCCGAGCTCGATGCCACGGGCATGACCCGGCTCGAGAAGACCCGCGACAGCGCCTGGTTCGGCACCGACCTGCTGCTGCGGATGCACAACCTCGCCGTGGGACGGGTCGTCATCGCGGGGGTCTCGACGCATGCCTGCATCGCCCAGACCGCACGGGACGCCTACGCGAACAACATCCGCGCCACGATCGTCGAGGACGCCGTGGCCGACGAGCGACCGGAGCACGCGCGCGCCGTCCGGGAGCTGCTAGTCGGGGACCGGCAGGCCGATCTCGCCGACTCCGCGGAGATCCGGGAGCACTGGACGCGCTGA
- a CDS encoding Pr6Pr family membrane protein, which translates to MSAAARTVRVLVALAVLAALVHDVVVAARDGLLAQDISYFTNQSSLAFVLLVAGTLLLGRKRPPWLEDVRGAVTFYLAMTGIVYALLIAPPAELLRWDIGWTGIVLHRLAPVVAVADWLLTPRRRHAPARRILLWQLYPIAYLVLTWVRGAITGWYPYDFLDPTVSSWPQVLLVTAIVLVAFFTVASLLHLGGGRLRAEPSRREIPERTVA; encoded by the coding sequence GTGAGCGCCGCGGCGCGCACGGTGCGGGTGCTGGTCGCCCTCGCCGTGCTCGCCGCCCTGGTCCACGACGTGGTCGTCGCCGCCCGGGACGGTCTGTTGGCCCAGGACATCTCCTACTTCACCAACCAGTCGAGCCTGGCATTCGTCCTGCTCGTCGCCGGGACCCTGCTGCTCGGGCGGAAGCGGCCGCCCTGGCTGGAGGACGTGCGCGGCGCCGTCACGTTCTACCTGGCGATGACGGGGATCGTCTACGCCCTGCTGATCGCGCCGCCGGCCGAGCTGCTGCGCTGGGACATCGGCTGGACCGGGATCGTGCTGCATCGCCTCGCCCCCGTGGTCGCGGTCGCCGACTGGCTGCTCACGCCGCGGCGACGGCACGCTCCCGCCCGCCGGATCCTGCTGTGGCAGCTCTACCCCATCGCCTATCTCGTGCTGACCTGGGTGCGTGGCGCGATCACCGGCTGGTACCCCTACGACTTCCTGGATCCGACGGTCTCCTCCTGGCCGCAGGTCCTCCTGGTCACGGCCATCGTGCTGGTGGCCTTCTTCACCGTGGCCTCGTTGCTGCACCTCGGCGGCGGGCGGCTGCGGGCGGAGCCGTCGAGGCGGGAGATCCCCGAGCGCACCGTGGCGTGA
- a CDS encoding GAF and ANTAR domain-containing protein has protein sequence MGSRTGDGLGQRSSHNEGEAIGEDPLAVELADLAQDLYDRSADELLEAMVRAAVQMIPGAEEGSISVVLGRKDLTSQAPTSELPSKVDAIQMDEGEGPCLSAVYEETTVRIPDMNTEQRWPAFSRRAAEETGVRAMLAFQLFVEGENLGALNLYSSRPDVFTDESEHIGLLVAAHAAVAFAEAREVTQLHEAIASRDLIGQAKGILMERYKVTATQAFYLLSEISSRTNTKLTAVAEHLVTSGELRTPRD, from the coding sequence GTGGGATCTCGCACGGGCGATGGTCTGGGGCAGCGTTCTTCGCACAACGAGGGAGAGGCGATCGGCGAGGATCCGCTCGCCGTCGAGCTGGCCGATCTCGCACAGGACCTGTATGACCGCTCTGCGGACGAGCTGCTCGAGGCGATGGTCCGCGCCGCTGTGCAGATGATCCCCGGCGCCGAGGAGGGGTCCATCAGCGTGGTCCTGGGCCGGAAGGACTTGACGTCGCAGGCCCCGACGAGCGAACTGCCGAGCAAGGTCGATGCGATCCAGATGGACGAAGGCGAGGGCCCCTGCCTCTCCGCGGTCTACGAGGAGACGACGGTACGGATCCCGGACATGAACACCGAGCAGCGCTGGCCGGCCTTCTCGCGGCGCGCCGCCGAGGAGACGGGTGTCCGCGCGATGCTGGCGTTCCAGCTGTTCGTCGAAGGGGAGAACCTCGGCGCCCTGAACCTCTACTCCAGCAGGCCCGATGTGTTCACCGACGAATCCGAACACATCGGTCTGCTGGTGGCCGCGCACGCTGCTGTGGCCTTCGCGGAGGCGCGCGAGGTCACGCAACTCCATGAAGCGATCGCGAGCCGGGATCTCATCGGGCAGGCGAAGGGCATTCTGATGGAGCGCTACAAGGTCACCGCGACCCAAGCCTTCTACCTGCTCTCCGAGATCAGCAGCCGGACCAACACGAAACTGACCGCGGTGGCAGAGCACCTCGTCACGAGCGGGGAGCTGCGGACCCCGCGGGACTGA
- a CDS encoding NAD(P)-dependent oxidoreductase yields the protein MSNSRKRVLITGATGGIGARLADALREEYDLVLHGRTADKAPPGVELKLAELGEYEQVRALMDGVDTVVHLAGAASPESPWEAVLEANLIGQRNVLEAARDAGVRRVVLASSNHTMGMYDRYEQWPVYPDQIQRADSLYGVSKIFGEALGRYYHDEHGLDVIALRIGWVAEDPLATEEDVLRAMWLSPADCTRVVRRAIEAEVRFGLFYAISNNPNRRWSLTNTTLELGYRPQDSWTDLPGAEEHVVEGGADVRDSWPLGS from the coding sequence ATGAGCAACTCGAGGAAGCGTGTCCTGATCACCGGTGCCACAGGTGGCATCGGCGCCCGGCTGGCTGACGCATTGCGCGAGGAGTACGACCTCGTCCTCCACGGTCGCACCGCGGACAAGGCACCGCCGGGCGTCGAGCTGAAGCTCGCGGAGCTGGGCGAGTACGAGCAGGTGCGGGCGCTGATGGACGGCGTCGACACCGTGGTGCACCTGGCCGGTGCGGCGTCCCCCGAGTCCCCGTGGGAGGCGGTGCTGGAGGCGAACCTCATCGGGCAGCGCAATGTGCTCGAGGCCGCCCGTGACGCCGGGGTCCGACGGGTCGTGCTCGCCTCCTCGAACCACACGATGGGCATGTACGACCGGTACGAGCAGTGGCCGGTCTACCCGGACCAGATCCAGCGGGCGGATTCCCTCTACGGCGTCTCGAAGATCTTCGGGGAAGCTCTCGGGCGCTACTACCACGACGAGCACGGCCTGGACGTGATCGCGCTGCGCATCGGCTGGGTCGCCGAGGACCCGCTCGCGACCGAGGAGGACGTGCTGCGGGCCATGTGGCTCAGCCCCGCCGACTGCACCCGGGTGGTGCGTCGCGCCATCGAGGCGGAGGTGCGCTTCGGCCTGTTCTACGCCATCTCGAACAACCCCAACCGCCGCTGGTCGCTGACCAACACGACGCTCGAGCTGGGATATCGCCCGCAGGACTCCTGGACGGATCTGCCCGGCGCCGAGGAGCACGTGGTCGAGGGCGGAGCCGACGTGCGCGACTCCTGGCCCCTGGGATCGTGA
- a CDS encoding maleylpyruvate isomerase N-terminal domain-containing protein gives MLRWEDEHRCRLRDPRGSGPPRRRPHHHRPEQKVPTCPDWTAADLLWHLTEVHEFWGAVLAHGVTREEEAEKLEESAAPRPERFEELLARRVAATEALLEQFDAHEDEEPAWFWYSAEQTVSVIRRMQTHEATIHRVDAELAAGRRVTPIAPQVAHAGLDHVLRVMWPAAVEWIPEWAEIAPVAVAEITAEAGQPRRLLISRWSGTRPRDGREFDAPVGRLVTDEDETDGLPRADVSGAPLALDLWAWGRGQALDHLSGRSEKVEIVGDQAAVAQMEALIAEGHD, from the coding sequence GTGCTTCGATGGGAGGATGAGCATCGATGCCGTCTCCGTGATCCGCGAGGAAGCGGACCTCCTCGCCGCCGCCCTCACCACCACCGACCCGAGCAGAAGGTCCCCACCTGCCCGGACTGGACCGCGGCCGATCTGCTGTGGCATCTCACCGAGGTCCACGAGTTCTGGGGCGCGGTCCTCGCCCACGGCGTCACCCGTGAGGAGGAGGCCGAGAAGCTCGAGGAGTCCGCGGCGCCCAGACCCGAGCGGTTCGAGGAGCTGCTGGCGCGGCGGGTCGCGGCGACCGAAGCGCTCCTGGAGCAGTTCGACGCGCACGAGGACGAGGAACCGGCCTGGTTCTGGTACTCGGCGGAGCAGACCGTCTCCGTCATCCGGCGGATGCAGACCCACGAGGCGACCATCCACCGCGTCGACGCCGAGCTCGCCGCCGGCAGAAGGGTGACCCCGATCGCCCCGCAGGTCGCCCATGCCGGACTCGATCACGTGCTGCGAGTCATGTGGCCCGCCGCCGTCGAGTGGATCCCGGAGTGGGCCGAGATCGCCCCGGTCGCCGTCGCCGAGATCACGGCCGAGGCCGGGCAGCCCCGGCGGCTGCTGATCAGCCGCTGGTCCGGGACCCGGCCCCGCGACGGGCGGGAGTTCGACGCCCCCGTCGGCCGGCTCGTGACGGACGAGGACGAGACCGATGGCCTGCCGCGCGCCGACGTGTCCGGGGCGCCGCTCGCCCTGGACCTGTGGGCCTGGGGACGGGGACAGGCCCTCGACCATCTCTCCGGGCGGAGCGAGAAGGTGGAGATCGTCGGGGACCAGGCGGCCGTGGCGCAGATGGAGGCGCTGATCGCCGAGGGGCACGACTGA
- a CDS encoding GTP pyrophosphokinase family protein produces the protein MDDDDSVQADTSQRMSSLVRARQEQLTRPGTDPEQLAAQMKQVHEEFTRLRMYYQFGIDEVQTKVNILRQEFEQIHDYSPIEHVRSRLKSTESLVEKAVRTGGDMTIPAIRERVHDIAGVRITCSFVSDVYWIADMLRRQPDLEVLTTKDYITAPKPHGYRSLHLIVQVPVFLSEHTEKVPVELQLRTIAMDFWASTEHKLSYKYRRNLPADLRAELDDAAQVAADLDARMERLRAEIRPMSDPERPARP, from the coding sequence ATGGATGATGACGACTCGGTCCAGGCCGACACATCGCAGCGCATGAGCTCGCTGGTGCGCGCCCGGCAGGAGCAGCTGACCCGGCCGGGCACCGACCCCGAGCAGCTGGCCGCGCAGATGAAGCAGGTCCACGAGGAGTTCACTCGGCTGCGGATGTACTACCAGTTCGGCATCGACGAGGTGCAGACCAAGGTGAACATCCTGCGCCAGGAGTTCGAGCAGATCCACGACTACTCCCCCATCGAGCACGTCCGCTCCCGGCTCAAGTCCACCGAGAGCCTCGTCGAGAAGGCCGTGCGCACCGGAGGCGATATGACGATCCCGGCGATCCGGGAACGGGTCCACGACATCGCCGGGGTGCGCATCACCTGCAGTTTCGTCTCCGACGTGTACTGGATCGCAGACATGCTGCGCCGGCAGCCGGATCTCGAGGTGCTCACCACCAAGGACTACATCACCGCCCCGAAGCCCCACGGGTACCGTTCGCTGCACCTGATCGTGCAGGTGCCGGTGTTCCTCTCCGAGCACACCGAGAAGGTCCCCGTCGAGCTGCAGCTGCGCACCATCGCGATGGACTTCTGGGCCAGCACCGAGCACAAGCTGAGCTACAAGTACCGCCGCAACCTGCCCGCGGACCTGCGGGCGGAGCTCGATGACGCCGCCCAGGTCGCGGCGGACCTCGATGCGCGCATGGAGCGGCTGCGGGCGGAGATCCGCCCGATGTCCGACCCGGAGCGGCCCGCGCGCCCATAA
- a CDS encoding alcohol dehydrogenase catalytic domain-containing protein: protein MRAVTWQGTERVSVEGVPEPIIQQPTDAVIRVTSTAICGSDLHLYEVLGPFMTPGDVIGHEPMGIVEEVGAGVTHVRPGDRVVVPFTISCGHCAMCEQALPSQCETTQVTEFGTGAALLGYSKLYGQVPGGQAEYLRVPHADYGLMKVGVELPDENYLFLSDILPTAWQAVQYAGVPRHRTLAVLGLGPVGQFSARIGRHLGARVFGIDPVPERRTLAERHGIEVFDLSEKSVGEIREATQGRGPDAVLDAVGMEAEGSPVGGLAQSLAGKLPDAIARPFMEHAGVDRLAALHTALDLVRRGGTVSLAGVYGGAASPMPLLTMFDKQLQLRMGQCNVRRWTDELLPLVEDPADPLGVGDLVTHRLPLEEAAVGYDLFQKKHDGCIKVVLDPTIAPTPTD from the coding sequence ATGAGAGCAGTGACCTGGCAGGGCACCGAACGCGTGAGCGTCGAGGGCGTCCCCGAACCGATCATCCAACAGCCCACCGACGCCGTGATCCGGGTGACCTCCACCGCGATCTGCGGATCCGATCTCCATCTGTACGAGGTGCTCGGCCCGTTCATGACCCCGGGCGACGTCATCGGCCACGAACCCATGGGCATCGTCGAGGAGGTCGGGGCGGGCGTCACCCACGTGCGACCCGGCGACCGCGTCGTCGTCCCCTTCACCATCTCCTGCGGCCACTGCGCGATGTGCGAGCAGGCGTTGCCGTCCCAGTGCGAGACCACGCAGGTGACGGAGTTCGGGACGGGCGCTGCGCTGCTGGGCTATTCCAAGCTCTACGGGCAGGTTCCCGGCGGGCAGGCCGAATACCTGCGCGTGCCGCACGCCGACTACGGGCTGATGAAGGTCGGCGTCGAACTCCCGGACGAGAACTACCTCTTCCTCAGCGACATCCTCCCCACCGCCTGGCAGGCCGTGCAGTACGCGGGCGTCCCCCGGCACCGCACCCTGGCGGTGCTGGGCCTCGGCCCGGTCGGCCAGTTCAGCGCCCGCATCGGGCGGCATCTGGGGGCGCGGGTGTTCGGCATCGACCCGGTGCCGGAGCGCCGCACCCTGGCCGAACGCCACGGCATCGAGGTGTTCGACCTGTCGGAGAAGTCCGTCGGTGAGATCCGGGAGGCGACGCAGGGGCGGGGCCCGGACGCCGTCCTCGACGCCGTCGGGATGGAGGCCGAGGGCAGTCCCGTCGGCGGACTCGCGCAGAGCCTCGCCGGCAAGCTGCCCGATGCGATCGCCCGACCGTTCATGGAACATGCCGGCGTGGACCGGCTCGCGGCGCTGCACACCGCCCTCGATCTGGTCCGCCGCGGGGGCACCGTCTCCCTCGCCGGGGTCTACGGGGGAGCCGCCAGCCCGATGCCGCTGCTGACCATGTTCGACAAGCAGCTGCAGCTGCGGATGGGCCAGTGCAACGTGCGCCGCTGGACCGACGAACTGCTGCCGCTGGTCGAGGACCCCGCCGACCCCCTCGGCGTCGGCGACCTCGTCACCCACCGACTGCCCCTCGAAGAGGCCGCCGTCGGGTACGACCTGTTCCAGAAGAAGCACGACGGCTGCATCAAGGTCGTCCTCGACCCGACGATCGCCCCCACCCCGACCGACTGA